A part of Candidatus Electrothrix aestuarii genomic DNA contains:
- a CDS encoding cyclic nucleotide-binding domain-containing protein: MGLPRVVFRVCETNKCPKYQYGDAFTVSGVAIMMETAGDSSFVCTTAVYSNQNRDNCEILYGDLVKIVIKYERADQIPDCLISCSGCVGSIRLEHSTKHPLSLEHDNLKGQHKELAPVLNKISKFSFFRNVSPRNLAEILQSADLKIHKKDEIVLRKGEQGKNLYIVITGEVTVLNETGISISTLGEGEVFGEMSLICDQEVGSTIQAKGDVQILSIHRKNFQFIMDKYPSLHRYFNRLLAKRLAQSNKIRSDEYASGMIGKLEEIPTEALFQTLHANAKTGILTISEVSDGTARFSMRQGALIKASYAGLKGKEAFFKILREKKGRFKFNPGLPSEDFDAPEIGYFMKLLMEGLQNMDELGHEEMKKRKGK, from the coding sequence ATGGGACTGCCAAGAGTCGTCTTTCGGGTCTGCGAAACAAATAAATGCCCGAAATATCAGTATGGAGATGCCTTTACTGTTTCTGGGGTAGCCATTATGATGGAGACCGCTGGAGACAGCTCCTTTGTCTGCACGACAGCTGTGTATTCGAATCAGAACCGGGATAACTGCGAGATACTCTATGGTGACCTGGTTAAAATCGTTATTAAATATGAACGGGCTGATCAGATCCCGGACTGCCTTATTTCCTGTTCAGGTTGCGTCGGTAGCATCCGTCTTGAGCATTCCACCAAGCATCCTCTCTCCTTAGAGCATGATAATCTGAAGGGGCAGCATAAAGAGTTGGCCCCGGTGCTGAACAAAATCAGCAAATTTTCCTTCTTCCGGAATGTCAGTCCGAGAAATCTTGCGGAAATACTCCAGAGTGCAGATCTAAAAATTCATAAAAAAGATGAGATTGTCCTGCGGAAGGGGGAACAGGGGAAAAACCTGTATATTGTCATCACTGGCGAGGTGACAGTGCTGAATGAGACAGGTATTTCTATCTCCACCCTTGGTGAGGGTGAGGTCTTTGGCGAGATGAGCCTGATCTGCGATCAGGAAGTAGGGTCAACGATTCAGGCCAAGGGGGACGTGCAGATCCTGAGTATCCATCGTAAAAACTTTCAGTTCATTATGGATAAGTACCCTTCTCTGCACAGGTATTTCAATCGACTCCTTGCAAAAAGATTGGCCCAATCCAATAAGATCCGCTCTGATGAGTATGCTTCTGGGATGATCGGTAAGCTGGAGGAAATTCCTACAGAAGCCCTTTTTCAGACCCTGCATGCCAATGCCAAAACCGGTATTTTGACCATCAGTGAGGTCTCTGATGGAACGGCTCGTTTTTCCATGCGCCAAGGAGCATTAATTAAGGCCTCCTATGCCGGGCTTAAAGGAAAAGAAGCCTTTTTTAAGATACTTCGGGAGAAGAAAGGACGATTCAAGTTTAATCCCGGCTTGCCTTCAGAGGATTTTGATGCGCCGGAAATCGGTTATTTCATGAAGCTATTAATGGAAGGTTTGCAGAATATGGACGAGCTGGGGCATGAGGAGATGAAAAAGAGAAAAGGTAAATGA
- a CDS encoding DUF5666 domain-containing protein, producing MNKQMIKQPVARNFRKNIVLFSALLLSCAVCTGPVFASGNERHERNERYEYERGERYRGESKLYGVIEKMPESGYNGIWLIDGKQIRVTDSTRIKEKYGRAAIGKYVEVEGLRDGESLKAYEIEVERSRAERFDDRRGNSKFYGKVETLPEKGLNGLWKIDGREVIVTPNTMINEEYGKLAVGSLVDVEGRRTEKGLVAHEIEVKKVK from the coding sequence ATGAATAAGCAGATGATCAAACAGCCTGTAGCCAGGAATTTTCGAAAAAATATTGTTCTTTTTTCTGCCCTGCTGTTGAGCTGTGCAGTATGTACCGGGCCGGTATTTGCCAGTGGGAATGAGCGTCACGAACGCAATGAGCGCTATGAATACGAGCGTGGAGAGCGTTACAGGGGAGAAAGTAAGCTGTACGGCGTAATAGAAAAAATGCCGGAAAGTGGATATAACGGCATCTGGCTTATTGACGGGAAGCAGATTCGGGTTACGGACTCGACCAGGATTAAAGAGAAGTACGGTCGGGCAGCCATAGGAAAATACGTCGAGGTCGAAGGCCTTCGTGATGGCGAGAGTCTCAAGGCCTATGAGATCGAGGTGGAGCGGAGCAGGGCAGAACGCTTTGATGATCGGCGAGGAAATTCCAAGTTTTACGGCAAGGTGGAAACCCTGCCTGAAAAGGGTTTGAACGGGCTATGGAAAATAGATGGCCGCGAGGTGATTGTAACACCTAACACCATGATAAATGAAGAATATGGTAAGTTGGCTGTTGGCTCTTTGGTCGATGTTGAAGGGCGTCGTACAGAGAAAGGGCTGGTAGCTCATGAAATTGAAGTGAAAAAAGTGAAGTAA